From a region of the Methanobrevibacter sp. TMH8 genome:
- the fdhF gene encoding formate dehydrogenase subunit alpha: protein MVEMKYVPTICPYCGTGCGLNLVVVDEKVVGVEPWKRHPVNEGKLCPKGMFAHEFIHREDRLTKPLIKEENGEFREAEWDEALDLVASKLGEIKANNPDDIGFLACARSPNENIYITQKFARKVIGTHNVDHCARICHGPTVAGLARTFGSGAMTNDFISIESADVIFIIGSNNMEAHPLFGRRVIRAKKNGAKIIVADPRYTPTAKLADMYIEFRSGRDVPLLNAMMKIIIDNDLQDDEFIKNRTKNYQRLKETVAKYDLDYVAELAETDPEKIKEAALMYAKAENAAIVYSLGITEHRHGADNVMANANLAMLTGNIGKIGSGVNPLRGQNNVQGACDMGALPTDYPGYQKVVNEDAQRVVEQNWTCTLDGCAPGLTVVEMMHAAADGNIKAMYITGEDPVLSDPDTNHVIEAMENLDFLVVQDIFMSETARYADVVFPAAGWGEQEGTFTNGERRVQRVRKAVEAPGEAKYDWEIMKEIAVRMGAEPEQFTYNNAQEIFDEMRMITPQYRGMTYERLEKPEALHWPCPDEEHPGQGLMHVDKFAHPDGLGVFEPADYIGPSELPDNDYPLVLTTTRTLFHYHASMTRRCKTLDNELPTGYVEINDKDAKKLGILNRETVKVKSRRGEIEIPARVTPDIMEGEVNIPMHFFECAANYLTTGRELDPKSKMAELKVCAVSVEKME from the coding sequence ATGGTTGAAATGAAATATGTTCCTACAATATGTCCATATTGTGGAACTGGATGTGGACTTAACCTTGTTGTCGTAGATGAAAAGGTTGTTGGTGTAGAACCATGGAAAAGACATCCAGTAAATGAAGGAAAATTATGTCCTAAAGGAATGTTCGCTCATGAATTTATTCATAGAGAAGATAGGCTTACAAAGCCATTAATTAAAGAAGAAAATGGAGAATTTAGAGAAGCTGAATGGGATGAAGCTTTAGATTTAGTTGCATCCAAGCTTGGTGAAATTAAAGCTAATAACCCAGATGATATTGGATTTTTAGCTTGTGCAAGATCTCCAAATGAAAATATTTATATTACTCAAAAATTTGCTCGTAAAGTTATTGGTACTCACAATGTGGATCATTGTGCAAGAATTTGTCACGGACCTACTGTAGCAGGACTTGCTAGAACATTTGGTTCAGGTGCTATGACAAATGATTTCATAAGTATTGAAAGTGCTGATGTTATATTTATAATTGGTTCTAACAATATGGAAGCTCATCCATTGTTTGGTAGAAGAGTTATTAGGGCTAAGAAAAATGGAGCAAAAATTATTGTTGCTGACCCACGTTATACTCCAACAGCAAAATTAGCTGATATGTATATCGAATTTAGGTCTGGTAGAGATGTACCATTATTAAATGCAATGATGAAAATTATCATTGATAATGATTTACAAGATGATGAGTTTATTAAAAATAGAACTAAAAACTATCAGAGACTTAAAGAAACTGTAGCTAAATATGATCTAGATTATGTTGCAGAATTAGCTGAAACTGATCCAGAAAAAATTAAAGAAGCAGCTTTAATGTATGCAAAAGCAGAAAATGCAGCTATTGTTTATTCATTAGGTATTACAGAACATAGGCATGGGGCTGATAATGTTATGGCTAATGCAAACTTAGCTATGTTAACTGGTAATATTGGTAAAATTGGTTCTGGTGTTAACCCACTTAGAGGCCAAAATAACGTACAAGGTGCTTGTGATATGGGTGCTCTTCCTACTGACTATCCAGGATACCAAAAAGTTGTTAATGAGGATGCTCAAAGAGTTGTTGAGCAAAATTGGACTTGTACACTTGATGGGTGTGCACCAGGTTTAACTGTTGTTGAAATGATGCATGCTGCTGCTGATGGTAACATTAAAGCTATGTATATTACAGGTGAAGATCCAGTTCTTTCAGATCCTGATACAAATCATGTTATTGAAGCTATGGAGAATTTAGACTTTTTAGTTGTTCAAGATATTTTCATGTCAGAAACAGCTAGATATGCTGATGTTGTTTTCCCAGCTGCAGGTTGGGGTGAACAAGAAGGTACTTTCACCAATGGTGAAAGAAGAGTTCAAAGAGTTCGTAAAGCTGTTGAAGCTCCTGGTGAAGCAAAATATGATTGGGAGATTATGAAAGAAATAGCTGTTAGAATGGGTGCAGAACCAGAACAATTCACATATAATAATGCTCAAGAAATATTTGATGAAATGAGAATGATCACTCCTCAATACAGAGGAATGACATATGAAAGATTAGAAAAACCAGAAGCATTACATTGGCCATGTCCTGATGAAGAACATCCTGGTCAAGGACTTATGCATGTAGATAAATTTGCACATCCTGATGGATTAGGTGTATTTGAACCTGCTGATTATATTGGTCCTTCTGAACTTCCAGATAATGATTATCCATTAGTTTTAACTACTACAAGAACTTTGTTCCACTATCATGCAAGTATGACTAGAAGATGTAAAACTTTAGATAATGAATTACCTACTGGTTATGTAGAAATTAATGATAAAGATGCTAAAAAATTAGGTATTTTAAACAGAGAAACTGTTAAAGTAAAATCTAGAAGAGGGGAAATTGAAATTCCTGCAAGAGTGACACCAGACATTATGGAAGGAGAAGTAAATATTCCAATGCACTTCTTTGAATGTGCTGCTAACTATTTAACAACAGGTAGAGAATTAGATCCTAAATCTAAAATGGCAGAATTAAAAGTCTGTGCAGTTTCTGTTGAAAAAATGGAGTGA